From Cucumis melo cultivar AY chromosome 3, USDA_Cmelo_AY_1.0, whole genome shotgun sequence:
CATCTGAGAACAGAAACCAATCGGACCACACTTGCAATAATTTCAATACCCGTTCCTGCATAATCAGAGACGTATAATCAAATTAGCAAATATAGGAAAAACATAAGTTGATCTCCAACAGCTATAGGTGAAATAATACCTTGAGGGCTTCTGCCGTAATTCTCCCTGTTATGCTGCGATATAGATCATTGAAGCTCTCAATGATGTCGGGTAATGTTGCTTCAAATTTCGTGCGGTATGCAGATGCATTCTTTACAGGAGCGCTACTGTTATGAAGGATATCAGACACAAGCATCAACCTTGCAACTTTGGTTGGAATAGGAGTTTCTCTAAGCGTTAAAGATTCTGTTAGAACTTCAACTATCTgcaattttaaaaagtaaatggatcaacaaaataaacaaatttcCTTTTAAACTTAACACAGAAATACAAGCATAACACAGATCACGAGAAAGTtgaatacattttttttcaagaaaacaCAATTTTCATGGATGAAATAACAATAATGAATAACATAGTGGTATGCTTTTCATGCGgaattctcttttttttctctgaGAAACAGAGAAGCAGTTCATTCAAAAGGCAACCacaccaaaaaaagaaaagagaagaagaagaagaagaagaaaagaaaaagaggaggGAGAAGAATGTATTGAAAGTAGAGACGTAGAACAAACACAAATTTACATGGAAAACTTAATacagggagaaaaaccacgatactgatatttcttattattttttatgataataaaggTACAAAGGGGGAAGTATTTATAGGCAACACGAGccttattaaaataataaagaactaGAGCAAAGTAAATCTTAACCACCCTTAGGCTTTCAAACTCTACGATTGTATAGAAGAGgaataatgaaaataataaacCTGAGAACAACCATAAATAAATCACCCTTAACAAACAGATGAATGAGCAGCCTAAGATGAAAAGGATGATCTAAGAAGTAGAAGAAAAGGCATACGCATAAAACAAGCTGGTAGGTTTTAACATCTTAGCAAGTAATATAGGTTTCAAGAAGGATAAAGAAAACTATCCATATTTGTTCACATGCAGTTCAATAATTGCCTTAACGCCAGAGCTACCTCTCCAGCTGCATCAGCATTATCCAAAGCAAACCCCATTGCTTCCTTTATCTGACTCCTTTCTAGTGTCAATGCCCGAAGCATGTCCTCAAACTCATCCCTTTGTGAATCAGTTAATGTTCTTTCAAGCTCCACGCGCTATAGATGACACCACACCcaccaaaaaaagaaagaaagaaagaaagataaagAGAAAAATCAGTTAGGTAGATTACATAATGaagaaattatagaaataaCATCAAATTTTTAAAGTGACAATTACTCTGCTTCTTCCAGCAGCATAAGTGGGACCAGACTCCTTCTCAAGTTCTGGGCTTTTAGCAGTTGGAAGAGGTGGCGGAACCCATCTgtagatttaaaataattaacatttATGGCATTTTTTCAAGGGTCTGACATACATTACtatataaaataacaaattagATCCTGAAATTGCCCCTGCAAATAATTTCAGACGGACATACCTCCCACTACCAGTTATCATGATAAAAggttcagttctccacctttgAAGAGTATCCCCCTATATTCAAGTAGAAATAGAAGGCACATGTAGACTGTAAAGCAGAGATATCCTTGGTCTCTAAATGATAATTTGGATTAGAATACATAAGACATTTACCTGAGCGAATGAATAAAGTCGCCAAACATAGTAAGTATGTTCTTTTGAACCAAGCTCAAACAAGAAGCTGAAGAGAGGATTTCCCCGACCCCTCTCCATAATAGCTTGCTCAAAAACACAACCTCCATCCAGAACATAAAGAGCCATAGTGTCAATGACATGGCGGAGATGATCCTCCTCAGGTGGTTCAACAGTAATATCAGGAATGTTGGGTGTCAGAACCTAGCAATGCCAGTCAAAACATCAGTAAAGAAAATAGAGTCTATTTTCAAATGGAGAAAGTAAAGGGATAGACTAAGATCCAAATGCAATGAACAGGGAAGGGACCATATTCAATTGAGAATGCAAGTCTCAAAGGCTAAGGCGCCAAAAGCTAAAATGTCTAGAGACAATCATGTTTATAAATATTGCTCCCTACACCTACCGTAACTACTTAGACATGGAAGCAATACTGTTATGCTTTCTAATCCCAAATCTACTTAAAAGAGGCTTAAATATGTAAATTACAACTCTAAAACAACACAAGCAGTTCAAATTATACTATAGCAAGGGCGAGcattgctttttttttcttttagggcTAGCAATTGCTTAGATGTGCAAGAATTGCATTAATGCTCAACTCTAAATTTACACCCAAGTCATTAATAAATAGCTTCCGCCCAACACACAtccaatatatattaaaagaggAGAAATAACATGACATATCAAGAGGTCCGAACAGgagttcttttttctaaaaggaAACACACTTTTTATTGAAGTAACGAAAAAGAGATGATGTCTATCCAAGGAACAAAACCATTGGATCCGGAGATCCCGAcagtaaaaattaaaaataaacttcaATGATTTATGGTTAATGATAATGTTGTACAACTTAGCAACTAAAATGGCTCGCAGATTGGCGAGACCTCATCATAATTCAAATATCCATCAGAATACTTTACCTCTTTGTCAAATAAAAAGTCTTCAAATTCTAGGGAGGATGGTCAACTGAAGGTAGGAGAATTCGAGAATTGAAACTAGAAACCATGTGATTACTAACCTACTCAAATACCAATTGAGCTATGCTCGCTTTAACGGGGATGGTTTATGCAATAATATTACCATATGCAAACATAGCATTTTGACAACCAATTTCAACCATAGAGCGTAAAACATAATGGAAGTTAAGGTAGAAATTAAAGGTATCTAACCAGTTCAGAATTTTGATTTGGGACAGAAGTGACTGGCGGTCCTGACGAGCCAGATAAGATAACAGTGCCACCCTGTCAATCAAAGAAGGTGAAATCAAAAGGTGTCGAATTGCTCTAATTTACTACAAATGTAAATCCAGTAGAAACAACGAACCTCCTTACTTCTAATGGCCATATGACCTGGAGGAGGCGCAGGTAATGCTTGGGAAGGAAGAGCAACAGACTTTCCCCATCCAATTTTCAGCTCATACCCATAAACCACAACTCCTGCACATAAATGTTTTAACCAACTTATACTTTTCTTCTCCAGATACGTTTAAGAGTACTACACAAAGTTTTCATGGTTAATGCCAATTTTCTAAACACCAATGATAACGATTTTGAAATGACGAAGCAAAACTATATATTAATAAGGAAACATAGAAACTCAAGAATAAAATTCTGGAATCTTGAGTCGTTTGCTGAATTAATAATTCAATTATCATTATATAGAATCACATTTCAACTGCCCAAAAAAAGAATCGTATTTCAAGAATGAAATGGGTCAATTCGATAAAAGAATTCAATTTCAATAATTCAATTATCAAAGTCAGATCACCCTTCCCCCACACCGCTGAACGGTTGGTTAGAGGTATTCTAATCCAGGTTTTGGGTTCAAACTTCAGTAGGAATTCCTAATTAGAGACAATCTTTTTATGTCATTCTTAAATCACCGATTGAACCAAAAGTTTAAGATGTTAggtgaaggcaaatttaattacatATCATCTAACACTCTCCTCCCTTATGGGcttgaaatatgaagaaaaCCCAACATGTGCAAATGAATATTAATTGGGGAGGAAATAATATTGCAGGAGCTGAAACACAGACCCTCCTTAAACCACCTACTCTaataccatcttaaatcactgattaacccaaaagcttaagttgatGGTGAAAGGCAAATTTAACTATATATCATCTAGAAGTCATCTAAATAGAACTAAGACATGTAAAATCTCTTGGTGGAGTGGACATGTGTGAATCCCATGCCCTATAGAAACATGAGtgaagtatcaaaagaatcaAAACTATTGCATAAAACAATGAAACCACGGAAAAAACTGATTAAAAAGCAAATATCATTagataattattaataattaaaagaaataccATAGTAAAACATAACTATTCACAATAGTTAACAAGAACTATGAGGCAGTAAATccaaaatataaacaaaacaaaCCCTGCATTTCATCCTTTGCAGCCTGTCCATCAGCTCTATTCATGAAAGCTACAAATCCACAATTTCTTTGCCGTCTTCGTTCCTCCTCTGTCCTTGGCCACATTATCTTTACACTAGCAATTGGTCCAAATCTTCCAAAAGTTCGAAGGAGAAAATTCTCATCAACCTAACAAGGTTAAGATAAAAAGTGAGATGGATATTTTTCTATGCTAGTAACGAAGAAACAAGATACAGAAGAGTACAGAAAAAAGAGTACCTGTGGAGATAAATTTCCTACATAAAGGTTAGTCGTTTGAGGATCTCCATCATCAAATGATCCAGGGAACTTTCCACTGGGATCAAAGTCATCAGGCAGTTCATCAAATCGACTAGATGGCTAGACATTGAAGAACAGAAACACGGTACATTAGATGTGTAAGAAAATTGACAAAGAAAATAAGTTAAATCTTACATAAGAGagtataaaaaaataacaataaatataCCACCCAGACAAACAGATAGACGTGCACGCGTGTGTTACATAATGGAATacacaaaagaaaaacattttagTGCACAAATTGTTATTTAACTTAGTTAAAGTACCTCCTCAAAAAACTCATTATCTGGCTTAGAACAAAGAACTACATCAATACGAATCGAAAAAAATGAACTGATGAAAAATTTGGTCCCTGCTATCTATGAGAGATTAAAAAGGTATTACACGTGCTGCTGAAAACACTTACTATTGAGATTTCTCCATGGCGTCCTTCACGCCAATGTTCACGATCTTGATTTCGTCTTTCTCTCAGCTCTTGCTCATGCTTCAGCTCCTCCATAAAATGATCGATGTTCCTAGACTTccccttttctttctcctttggCTTTTCCAGCTCCTAGATGTTGTAAAATAGTTCAGAACAAAATACATTCCTACAGACTTCATCTGAAATGATAAAGAAACATGATAAGCAGATTACCTTCTTGTCAGATTCTTTTCCCTTGGATGCCAATGGAGGTGGAATGAAAGATGGCACATATCTGCAAACAAGTATCAAAGATGAACCTCCAACTCAGTATAGATTGCTCGAATGAAGGGAGGGAGTAAAGGCAGCAATAAATTTTGGCCATTCAATTCGAGCACAGTTCTCAAAAGTAGCTTTCTCATATTAGACCTTCTTTAGGTGATCCCACACCCACTTAAAGCAATACAAACACTTCTGACTACCTAATAAATTACTTAATGAATTAACTAAATTGAATTGGTTAAGCAAACATTTACGTAAGTACAAAAGCGATCTATGATTAAGTTCTCCTTCGAACAACATCAATTGAAGAATCCCAGTACCAAGTTCCAACTTTGACAAGCTATCTTGTAGATTTAGCACACAATAGAAGGAATCACAGCCTGAAGCATCAACGAAAATGGATTTTTGGGTTTCGAACCCTGGCCCCAATAAAAATTTGAAGCACCTCGTATGCACTCCATGCCTACAAACCAACAGTTGGTTACCCTTCTTTCTATCATTCTTGATTGGTTGGTTCATCCAAAAGGGATTTTTGGGTTTGGGTTCTGATAATATCCAAGAGTTTCTCTTGTAGATCTCATCCATATAAAGCTTCGGTTCTCCCCATCAGCATGCCTCGACTTTCTCCTCTCTATAAACTAAAAATCCAAGTTAACTTATTTGCTTAGCAAGTTTTGTATGAGACTGAACACCCAGCATCATCTCCAGAGACATTCTTCTTTTATATTGAGCCTGCAATGGTATGTTCTTTGCAGGTAGTTGGAGGAGGATCTTTGATCATTTCCTGCAAGGTTGCGCTAGTTCGGAGTCGATACTTTAAGTCATCTCAGGATGCTTCATCTCTTAACCAAATTTCTGTTCAAATTTCAATGATAAAAGAGTTGCTCCTAAACTCTCCCGTTCAGCAAAAGCAGGAGTGTGGTGGCTTTTTGTTTTTGCAGTTTTACAGTGGCATCTCAATCTTCATTGTGATTTAAGGTGAAAAAAGGCCCTCCATTAGTAGGGATTAGAGAGAAAACTAAAATCTGAGAAAATAAATTGATAGTAAAAAAGGATTAATTGAGGAATTATCCTAATTAGCCTTAGTCTCCCTACATAAGGAATAGTAGAATTTTTAGAGGGGATGATAAACCGTCTAGTTTCTAAAGAGGTTTCGGAAGTTGTAAGGTTTAACACTTCTTTTATGGGTGTATGTTAATCAAGCTTTTTCTAGTTAGCAGCCTAGTCTTATTCGAGTATATTCTCGTAGGTAATGTTGGGACTACTTTAgcgttttttcttctttttgtaagTTCATGtacattctttcatttttcttaatgaTAGTGCAGTTTCTTATTATTCtcgtttatttttatttattgaaaaaaaaaggctTATTTCCACACCATCTCTAAACAAAGATAAAGAAGCTAAGCAATTTCAACTTCAGAAGTGAATCCAAGAAACATTTATGATTTACCATTGCAAACAAAATAAATCTAGAATTCTTTTCTTCcaaatattttgaagaaatcACATGAACCTTTTGggcaacattttttttatagaaacaactgctttcattgaaaaaaaaatgaaagaatacaaaagCAACAAAAAAACCAAGCCCAAAAGACCCCAAGAAAAAGGAGTTCCAACTAAATGAAATATTGCCTAGGGAATATTGTGAGGCTCCAAAATCACTAATTGCCTCAAAGACATCCCAACTCTTCAACGGATCTCTCCAACCATCATCAGAAGTTCTTCAAAATAAATAACTTCACTCAATCGCTTCAAAGATGAAGCTCAAGCTCTTCTCTTCTCCACCTCACCTAATCAAATCAAGATTTTTTTACCAACTTCTCACCTTATCACCTTATCAAATCAAGATTTCACCAACTTCTAGTTCAAAAAACAATTCCACCAATAGGGTTAACCTAGAGGCTTTTCTGCCTGAAATCAGACCATTTAACATGGACGAGCCTCCTTGTTACTGGAGCTTGTTCGGGAGATAGATTAGTTCTCTTTTGGAAGAAGTAAGAAtgttaaagaataataaaactttctttttttgttgATCTATACTGAAATAAGAATGACAATCCTTTTTGGTGGAAACAGGAAAGATTTTCATTTCTTTCCCTTCAAATATTGTGTTCCTTCTGAACCACGACCAAAATGATGCACTTTTTTGTTTCCTTCAAGCGTTGGTCCACACAATAACCAGTAGCATAAACCAAAAGTCAAAAACAACGAAGTAAGAATAGGAATAATAACCCATTTTTCACTTCCCAATGTCTCTCAGAGCCTAGAATTCCCTCACTTTCCCCTTTGGCCACCATGCCTCAACTGAGCCCCATTGACCATTTCGTGTTGTCAAAAATAAATCTAATAAATTGACACAATGTGCACTTCAGTACACCCCCACCCCCCCAAACATGGGCTTTTTTCCTTCATATAAGATATCAAGATTTCATTGGTTAGACGAAATTTACAAATGAGTGGGGAAAGAAGCCCAAGCTATTGAAAATTACGTAAACCAGCCCAAAATGCTATTCCCTCAAATCAATCTGACTACTTAAGTACTCAATTGGTAGGTTGTAGTACCTACAAAAACCATCAAATGTTTCATCTTCAAACCCTCTATATAATTTTGAAGTTGTTTCTGTCAAACACTACATCATCCCCCACCAATTGCATCACTAAGATaataaaaattgttaaaaaatttcCATGAAAATACTGAGACGCTAAAGCATCTTAAAAACAGCATGCAGGTAGTTTTAGTTGAAAGGCATTGGAAAAACAAATGAAGCCACCTCCTCACTATGAATCACATAGTAGTTTGTATCACGATGGATTTGAAGGCACCTTTCTTACATGTGTTTGTTGTGTCTATTCCTCCATGGCTTAAGAGTCCAGAACAAGAAATTGACCTTTTCAAGCTCCTTAAATTCACCTGTAAAGCTTCTTTCATAGCAAAGGCCGTGTTCAGCCTCTTTCTACATTTTCATTGTTTTGGTGACATTGTCTTGCTTtgtataccaaaaaaaaaaagaggcaTACATTATGCCAAGATGTTGCAACAACTTGGTCAGGTTTATAATTGGCCTAAAGGCACATTTGAAGACCTAGATGTGAATTGACTTGCAAGAAAGTGGTTTGCATTAGTTGGCCAATTCTATTGTACTCCATAACAAAAGCAGAGGAATATTTGGATCACATTCTTTGCGTGTTTGCGAATGTCatctagaattttttttttctttagactTTTGCCCTCTTGTTTGATCGGCACAAGGACATCAGGGATTTGATCCGAGAGCTCCTCTTCCATCTGTCTTTTCGCAGAGGTTAAAAATGTTCTTATAGTTTGTTGGGGGTGCACTATTTCGAAGATCGTTTTGTGCACTTAACTTTTTGTACGTCATTGTATTCATTCATTTTTCCTCGATCAAGATTGTTGCCTTTAACATACTACACAATGTTTTTTTGTATGTcatcacacacacacacactcacAAGCACGCAAAATAGACTTCTGGGGCTTAAGTGCAAGGTGCAAAAAAAGGTGTAGGCTTTTTTTCATGAGGCACACACACTATATATAAGTACTATATGAAAAGGAGAGCATAGTTGAAGTGGGGATATGGAAAAACAAGCCCTAAAGTTAAACATGAGGAATTTTGCATTTAGGCCTAGTAAAATATAGTTGATAACAAAGGAAAAAACcctaattgttattatttttctcaaaataatGAAAGAACCCCAAGGCCCAGAGCTTTGGGCCTCACCTAAGGTGCACGCCTAATATGAGACGAGGCACCATCCCCTAAGCTTCATGCCTGGGACCAAGAAGTCCATCAATAGTACTAAAGGTTAACCTTGATTTTAATTTTCTAGTCTTGTCTATCAAAGTTTAACCTTCATTTCATAACAAATGAACCTCAATGAAGAGACTTCCTCAATTAcataaaatgattttttttctttgataattACATAAAATGAAATTCTCTCTATCCTTGtaacaattttaaaatctttctttCGAATAAGCACGTGGTGCAACGAAAAACACTTGCAATTAAATTCTAACTTTCCATGAGAAAAACCAGGTTTCTAAAACCTTCTAACAAGATAGTAATTTCCAACTTTTGGAATAAATCATTCCAAAGATGTATGTTTCCCCTAAAACAATTAAATCCCTTTTCAGAACTAATGCAAGTAGTAGCCAAAAATGCACCAATTATAGATACCCTTACATTGCAAAAACGGCTAAGCAGGTAAAATCTTCAGAGAAATAAACATGCAAGAAACTtaaactattaaaaaaaaaaaaaaaaaaaaagtgaaaattttcttcttttttttctttttcttttttatattatatccatGTGAGCGAGAGCAAGGTGAGAAACAAAATACCAAGACTGCAATGCTAGACCAGCTGACTGTTGCAACAAGAACTAAGAATAACTGTAATATGAAAATAGGCAGTCATTTGTAAATCAGATACTAATATCTACCACAGTAGATAGCTGAATTCAAGAATCTGAACTCACCACCGACTAGCAAGCCTCGTATAATTCAATGCATTGTACAAgattatattatgaaaaaagGAATGAGGACCTTTGAACACAATGACAGGTCATAATGACTCCCTAATTCTTTTACGTAGCTGAAACAGTAAAGGAATTGAAATGTGCTTAGCATCATAACTGAACAACATCAGGGCAGTGTCTTCTAGTTAAATCTATAACTCTCTATTTTGTGCAACCTTTTCAtcattgttatattaaagaTTAGAAATTTCGAACAAATCTTGCCTCGTCAAAATAGCATGAATATGGTTAATCAAAAGCATTTCTTTACCTACTTCCCTTCTTTGGAACAGATACCCCATCTTTGGACTTTTCACCTGCCATCCGGGAACGAATAAAAAGGCCCATACTTTTATTAATGTGTCCCCAAAATAATAGAAAACTAGCTATTTATCCACATTGCTGATATAAACAGAA
This genomic window contains:
- the LOC103488567 gene encoding protein RRC1, giving the protein MSSFSITRKKTPFQKHREEEEAKKKREEDETARLYAEFVESFQGDNAPGSKTFVRGGTINPNEKLKSESEGEKSKDGVSVPKKGSRYVPSFIPPPLASKGKESDKKELEKPKEKEKGKSRNIDHFMEELKHEQELRERRNQDREHWREGRHGEISIPSSRFDELPDDFDPSGKFPGSFDDGDPQTTNLYVGNLSPQVDENFLLRTFGRFGPIASVKIMWPRTEEERRRQRNCGFVAFMNRADGQAAKDEMQGVVVYGYELKIGWGKSVALPSQALPAPPPGHMAIRSKEGGTVILSGSSGPPVTSVPNQNSELVLTPNIPDITVEPPEEDHLRHVIDTMALYVLDGGCVFEQAIMERGRGNPLFSFLFELGSKEHTYYVWRLYSFAQGDTLQRWRTEPFIMITGSGRWVPPPLPTAKSPELEKESGPTYAAGRSRRVELERTLTDSQRDEFEDMLRALTLERSQIKEAMGFALDNADAAGEIVEVLTESLTLRETPIPTKVARLMLVSDILHNSSAPVKNASAYRTKFEATLPDIIESFNDLYRSITGRITAEALKERVLKLLQVWSDWFLFSDAYVNGLRATFLRLGNSGVIPFHSLCGDAPEIERKANCDDLGDGNKINQDAELAMGKGGAMKELMNLPFGELERRCRHNGLSLVGGREMMVARLLSLEEAEKLSGYELDEDLKYSNSHSGRYSSSSRETKVERGPAETSGWSRFGDDEADFQRMGSVPLAQTLSIPQPELKGFTKSGKNDPVLPASKWAREDDESDNEQKGGSRGLGLSYSSSGSENAGDGPSKADEMEITTEPSALTQPDSGLNEEQRQKLRRVEVALIEYRESLEERGIKSAEEIERKVLIYRKQLESEYGLSDSNETASRKKRRDRPDDSHESSRKLHRSQSHSDSPVRKSSNRDRDRENDVDRERERSRDRDREKSGSRERDDHDRDRGKERDRDRRKRGK